The genomic DNA GTACGACCGGATGCCTCGGCGGGCATTTTCGTCCGCAAGGGGCGTTCGCTGGGAACAGAGGTCTCGATCAGTGCCATCCATCACGACGAGGGAGTTGCCGATCGGGCTATGGCGGAGGCCTTTGCGGAGCTTGGCCGAATCGAGAGCGTACTAAGCCTGTATCGGCCGGACAGCCAGGTGAGCCAACTCAATCGCGACGGAGTTCTCAGAGATGCTCATCCTGCACTACTTGAGGTTCTTGTAACCTCCTTGGCCATGTCGCAGCGGACCGGTGGGGCGTTCGATGTCACCGTTCAGCCGCTCTGGGAAACCTATGCGGATGCGGCTGGACGCGCCCGGCTTCCGGCAGACGAGGAGATCGAGGCTGCGCGGCGACGCGTGGACTGGCGGCAGATCAGACTCTCGAGTTCTCACGTGGAACTGAAGCGGCCTGGGATGGCCGTGACCTTCAACGGCATCGCCCAGGGATATGCTGCCGACCGGGTGAAGGCCGTGCTGCAGGAGCGGGGTATCCGGCAGGCGCTCGTGGATATCGGCGAAATCGGCGTGATGGGCGAGAAATCCGGGGAACCGTGGAAGATCGGCATCCAGCACCCGCGCGCGGCGGACGCTTACGTGTGGGTGGCTCAACTGAAAGACAGGAGCCTGGCGACGTCCGGCGATTATGCCACTACCTTCAGCGAAGACCATCGAGATCATCACATCTTCGATCCGGCCACCGGCCGGTCACCTACGGAGTTCGCCAGCGTTTCGGTGGCCGCGCCGACGACCATGGCGGCTGACGCGCTGTCCACCGCGATATTCGTGCTCGGACACGGAAAGGGAGTGGAGCTGGTTCGGAGCACGCCGGGGGCCGACGCCCTCTTCGTCTTCAAGAACGGCTCAGTCATGTCGACCGAGGGGTTTCCTCAGGCGGTTTGATGCTCATGTGAGTTTCGTGTTTGACTCGGAGGCCTTGTCGAAGGAGTCATCATGAGAGCACTCGCGCGGGCGAGAAGGTTCGTTTTGCTGGCGCTGGGAATCTGTTGTTTTGGTCTGCCAGCCCTTGGGTATGAGGGGCAACGGGCCAACTCCGTGCTTCTGAATGGCCAATGGGAGTTTGCCAAGGGGAAGGGCGATGAAGATGCCCAGGCGGCTACGGGCCGGCAACGACTGGACTGGCAGCCGGTCACATTGCCGGGGCCATTCATGAAATACAGCCAGGAGGCGGCGAATGACACGAAGATCGTCTGGGCCCGCCGAGGCTTCACCGTCAGCGCGACACAGGCCAATGCCCTCGCCATCCTCCGCTGGAATCGCATCGCCAACGGCGCGGAGGCGTTCATGAACGGCCGGAAAGCCGGCGAGAATGAGTCGACGGGGCCGTACCAGGTCATCATGCCGACGGGAGTCCTGAAGGCGGGAGAGAACCAGATCGTGCTCAAGGTCCGGGGTGCCGCCGCTGTGCGCAGGAGCCGGAGCGGAAACCCCTTGATCCCCGCGGGCTTCGGTGTGGGAATACCGGAGGTGACCGACGATGTGTGGATCGACTTCGCCGACTCGGCCTACATCAAGTGGGCTCTGTCAATGCCCGACCTCGCTGGTAGCCGCGTGAGGATCAGCGTCACGCTGACTGGCCCGCTGCGGATGGACGGCTTGAAGACTACGGCACAGGTCAGGGAATGGCCGGACGGGAAGCTCATGGGCAC from Phycisphaerae bacterium includes the following:
- a CDS encoding FAD:protein FMN transferase; translation: MHFLTRRRVLVTALGGAGAWALWKGRDVLPRERRASHSVRPDASAGIFVRKGRSLGTEVSISAIHHDEGVADRAMAEAFAELGRIESVLSLYRPDSQVSQLNRDGVLRDAHPALLEVLVTSLAMSQRTGGAFDVTVQPLWETYADAAGRARLPADEEIEAARRRVDWRQIRLSSSHVELKRPGMAVTFNGIAQGYAADRVKAVLQERGIRQALVDIGEIGVMGEKSGEPWKIGIQHPRAADAYVWVAQLKDRSLATSGDYATTFSEDHRDHHIFDPATGRSPTEFASVSVAAPTTMAADALSTAIFVLGHGKGVELVRSTPGADALFVFKNGSVMSTEGFPQAV